A single region of the Eulemur rufifrons isolate Redbay chromosome 8, OSU_ERuf_1, whole genome shotgun sequence genome encodes:
- the NFYC gene encoding nuclear transcription factor Y subunit gamma isoform X1: protein MSTEGGFGGTSSSDAQQSLQSFWPRVMEEIRNLTVKDFRVQELPLARIKKIMKLDEDVKMISAEAPVLFAKAAQIFITELTLRAWIHTEDNKRRTLQRNDIAMAITKFDQFDFLIDIVPRDELKPPKRQEEVRQSVTPAEPVQYYFTLAQQPTAVQVQGQQQGQQTTSSTTTIQPGQIIIAQPQQGQTTPVTMQVGEGQQVQIVQAQPQGQAQQAQSGTGQTMQVMQQIITNTGEIQQIPVQLNAGQLQYIRLAQPVSGTQVVQGQIQTLATNAQQITQTEVQQGQQQFSQFTDGQRNSVQQARVSELTGEAEPREVKSAGNSTPCTSSLPTTHPPSHRAGASCVCCSHPQQSSTSPPPSDALHWVVVEVSGTPNQLEAHRELHAPLPGMTSLSPLHPSQQLYQIQQVTMPAGQDLAQPMFIQSANQPSDGQAPQVTGD from the exons AAAGATTTCCGAGTACAGGAACTCCCACTGGCTCGTATTAAGAAGATTATGAAACTGGATGAAGATGTAAAG ATGATCAGTGCAGAAGCCCCTGTGCTCTTTGCCAAGGCAGCCCAGATTTTTATCACAGAGTTGACTCTTCGAGCCTGGATTCACACAGAGGATAACAAGCGCCGGACTCTACAG AGGAATGATATCGCCATGGCAATTACAAAATTTGATCAGTTTGACTTTCTCATCGATATTGTTCCAAGAGATGAACTGAAACCTCCAAAGCGTCAG GAGGAGGTGCGCCAGTCTGTAACCCCTGCCGAGCCCGTCCAGTACTACTTCACGCTGGCTCAGCAGCCCACTGCCGTCCAGGTCCAGGGGCAGCAGCAAGGCCAGCAGACCACCAGCTCCACAACCACCATCCAGCCTGGGCAGATCATCATCGCGCAGCCTCAGCAGGGCCAG ACCACACCCGTGACAATGCAGGTTGGAGAAGGTCAGCAGGTGCAGATTGTCCAGGCCCAGCCACAGGGTCAAGCCCAACAGGCCCAGAGTGGCACTGGACAGACCATGCAGGTGATGCAGCAGATCATCACTAACACAGGAGAGATCCAGCAGATCCCG GTGCAGCTCAATGCTGGTCAGCTGCAGTATATCCGCTTAGCCCAGCCTGTATCAGGCACCCAAGTCGTGCAGGGACAGATCCAGACACTTGCCACCAATGCCCAACAG ATTACACAGACAGAGGTCCAACAAGGACAGCAGCAGTTCAGCCAGTTCACAGATGGACAG AGGAACAGCGTGCAGCAAGCTCGAGTCTCTGAGCTAACGGGAGAGGCAGAGCCCAGAGAAGTGAAATCCGCAGGAAATTCAACTCCCTGCACCTCTTCCCTGCCCACCACACACCCCCCCTCACACCGGGCTGGTGCCTCCTGTGTCTGCTGCTCCCATCCCCAGCAGAGCTCcacatcccctcctccttctgaCGCCTTGCACTGGGTGGTGGTTGAGGTATCTGGGACCCCCAACCAGCTGGAGGCCCATAGGGAGCTGCATGCCCCTCTCCCGGGGATGACctcactctctcctctccacccctcGCAGCAGCTCTACCAGATCCAGCAAGTCACCATGCCTGCGGGCCAGGACCTCGCCCAGCCCATGTTCATCCAGTCAGCCAACCAGCCCTCCGACGGGCAGGCCCCCCAGGTGACCGGCGACTGA